A genomic window from Quercus lobata isolate SW786 chromosome 10, ValleyOak3.0 Primary Assembly, whole genome shotgun sequence includes:
- the LOC115963735 gene encoding uncharacterized protein At1g05835: MQSQSAASKLLFAFLTFSCLLYHGLGAKCAANAPTVQQTQVGFGEPPKFMVEVHNNCPMCPIINIHLNFGNFPQTLVNPRLLKVLGYDDCVVNSGLPLAPLQKFSFNYTHQKLLMHPTTWYFQCE; the protein is encoded by the exons ATGCAAAGCCAATCAGCTGCTTCCAAGCTTCTCTTCGCTTTCCTTACTTTCTCCTGTCTTTTATACcatg GGTTAGGAGCAAAGTGTGCAGCCAATGCTCCCACAGTGCAACAGACTCAGGTGGGGTTCGGTGAGCCTCCAAAATTCATGGTGGAAGTGCACAACAACTGCCCTATGTGCCCAATTATCAATATACATTTGAACTTTGGAAACTTTCCTCAAACTCTTGTCAATCCCAGGCTGCTCAAAGTGCTAGGCTATGATGATTGTGTCGTCAACAGTGGGTTACCCTTGGCACCCTTGCAAAAATTTTCCTTCAACTACACTCATCAAAAGCTTCTAATGCACCCTACAACCTGGTATTTCCAGTGCGAGTGA
- the LOC115963472 gene encoding probable protein phosphatase 2C 33, producing MGSCLSGDGAGPHGGAATALPYALAAAAVAEPEVGANKRRKSAAKIMKRNCSFDAKMELWLHRIPKRLFVNGSSEVASLFSKQGKKGINQDAMIVWENFGSKEDTILCGVFDGHGPFGHMVAKKVRDSLPLKLCAQLQLNSFHKDGHHDIISSGLGSLTSEESALTSTDGEAGIHNQNHTDIKTMRESFLKAFKVMDKELKLHPSIDCYCSGTTAVTLVKQGRDLVIGNVGDSRAVLGTRDEDDFLIAVQLTVDLKPNISKEAERIRKCKGRVFALQNEPEVARVWLPNANSPGLAMARAFGDFCLKDFGLISVPEISYHQLTEKDEFVVLATDGVWDVLSNKEVVEIVASTPPSSAARKLVESANRAWKFKFPYAKVDDCAVVCLFLNSSSNHYSAMDHPGTL from the exons ATGGGATCGTGTCTTTCCGGGGACGGCGCTGGCCCCCACGGCGGCGCGGCCACCGCCCTCCCTTATGCTTTGGCAGCAGCCGCTGTGGCCGAGCCGGAGGTGGGGGCTAACAAGCGAAGGAAGTCGGCCGCCAAGATAATGAAGAGGAACTGCTCATTTGATGCCAAGATGGAGCTGTGGCTGCATAGAATTCCCAAGAGGTTGTTTGTGAATGGTTCGAGCGAAGTTGCTTCTTTGTTTAGTAAGCAGGGGAAGAAGGGGATCAATCAGGATGCTATGATTGTTTGGGAG AATTTTGGTTCAAAGGAAGACACAATATTGTGTGGTGTTTTTGATGGCCATGGTCCCTTTGGCCATATGGTTGCAAAGAAAGTGAGGGATTCTCTTCCTTTAAAGTTGTGTGCTCAGTTGCAACTAAATAGTTTCCACAAGGATGGGCATCATGATATCATCAGTAGTGGCTTGGGAAGTCTGACCTCTGAAGAAAGTGCATTGACATCAACTGATGGGGAAGCTGGGATTCATAATCAAAATCACACTGATATAAAGACAATGAGAGAATCATTTCTGAAAGCATTTAAGGTTATGGATAAGGAACTCAAACTGCATCCTTCAATTGATTGCTATTGCAGTGGGACAACAGCAGTTACCCTGGTCAAGCAG GGACGAGATCTTGTTATCGGAAATGTTGGGGACTCTAGAGCTGTATTGGGTACTAGAGATGAAGATGATTTTCTCATTGCAGTTCAGTTAACTGTAGACCTCAAACCAAATATTTCaa AGGAAGCAGAGAGGATTAGGAAATGTAAAGGGCGGGTCTTTGCCCTTCAGAATGAGCCTGAGGTTGCTCGAGTTTGGCTGCCCAACGCTAACTCCCCTGGGCTGGCTATGGCTCGGGCTTTTGGAGATTTTTGCCTCAAAGATTTTGGCTTGATCTCTGTCCCTGAAATTTCTTATCATCAACTCACCGAGAAGGATGAATTTGTAGTGTTGGCTACAGATGGG GTCTGGGATGTCCTATCAAACAAAGAAGTTGTTGAAATAGTGGCTTCTACCCCACCATCTTCTGCGGCTCGAAAACTGGTTGAGTCAGCTAACAGAGCTTGGAAGTTCAAATTCCCATATGCTAAGGTCGATGACTGTGCTGTAGTTTGCCTATTCCTCAACTCAAGTTCAAACCATTACTCTGCTATGGACCATCCTGGTACCCTCTAG